In Capsicum annuum cultivar UCD-10X-F1 chromosome 7, UCD10Xv1.1, whole genome shotgun sequence, one genomic interval encodes:
- the LOC124885877 gene encoding uncharacterized protein LOC124885877: MPPHELYVMSSPCPFVDWGMDVVGPIEPSASNGHRFIMVAIDCFTMWVETASYRAVTKKVIADFIKNNLICRFGVSELIITNYGANLNSHLMNEICDQFTIIHCNSTSYRPQMNRAVKAANKNIKKILRKMGNEAVIPVEVEMPSLRIISEVELSNEEWVQARYEQLILIDEKRMVVVFHGWLYQHRIVRAFNKKVKAQTFEAGPLVQKCIFRHQEEYKDKFAPNWQGPYIVRKVLYGGARDGRSRVDQTHQF; this comes from the exons ATGCCGCCACATGAGCTTTATGTGATGAGTTCACCTTGTCCTTTCGTAGATTGGGGCATGGATGTTGTTGGACCAATAGAGCCATCAGCGTCGAATGGTCATCGATTCATTATGGTCGCTATTGATTGCTTCACTATGTGGGTCGAAACGGCTTCCTATAGAGCCGTCACCAAGAAAGTTATTGCagatttcataaaaaataacttGATTTGCAGATTTGGAGTGTCGGAATTGATCATTACTAACTACGGGGCAAACTTGAATAGTCACTTGATGAATGAGATTTGTGATCAGTTCACAATTATTCATTGCAACTCAACCTCATATCGTCCACAGATGAATAGAGCCGTgaaagccgccaataagaatatcaagaaaatcTTAAGGAAGATG gggaatgaagctgtgatacctgTAGAAGTTGAAATGCCTTCCCTAAGGATCATTTCAGAAGTTGAAttaagtaacgaagaatgggttcAAGCTCGCTATGAACAACTCATATTGATTGATGAGAAGAGAATGGTTGTCGTATTTCATGGTTGGTTATATCAACATAGGATAGTTCGTGCTTTCAACAAAAAAGTAAAAGCTCAAACATTTGAAGCTGGACCATTGGTTCAAAAATGCATATTTCGTCATCAAGAAGAGTACAAAGACAAGTTCGCTCCAAATTGGCAAGGACCATACATAGTTCGAAAGGTACTATATGGAGGAGCCCGGGATGGaaggtcaagagtggaccaaacccaTCAATTCTGA